Proteins co-encoded in one Trueperaceae bacterium genomic window:
- the mraZ gene encoding division/cell wall cluster transcriptional repressor MraZ — protein sequence MPFGEYQYSVDDKGRVIVPPAFREFVEDGMVITRGMEGCLYVFPLTSWQRIETRLTELPLTDPDARNFVRFFYSGASKAKTDSAGRVTLPATLRMFAQVDGNVVVAGAPNRLEIWNESRWLENLTQVQTQPPAPELLRELVG from the coding sequence ATGCCGTTCGGTGAGTACCAGTATTCGGTCGACGACAAAGGCAGGGTGATCGTGCCCCCTGCCTTCCGTGAGTTCGTCGAGGACGGGATGGTCATTACCCGCGGCATGGAGGGCTGCCTCTACGTCTTCCCCCTCACCTCCTGGCAACGGATCGAGACCCGCCTCACCGAACTCCCTCTCACCGACCCTGACGCGCGCAACTTCGTGCGCTTCTTCTACTCGGGCGCCTCGAAGGCGAAGACCGACTCGGCCGGCAGGGTCACCCTCCCGGCCACCCTCCGGATGTTCGCTCAGGTCGACGGCAACGTGGTCGTCGCAGGAGCGCCCAACAGGCTGGAGATCTGGAACGAATCGCGCTGGCTCGAGAACCTGACGCAGGTCCAGACGCAGCCTCCGGCGCCGGAACTCCTGAGGGAGTTGGTGGGCTGA
- the rsmH gene encoding 16S rRNA (cytosine(1402)-N(4))-methyltransferase RsmH, with translation MSADRSTAPHQPVMLDRIVEYLRPAAGRTLVDATFGAGGHSRALLAAGADVIGIDQDDEALGHARAIDSDRFRFVKGNFRNLHEHLASLGVGAVHGILCDLGVSSMQLDQGERGFAFRQAGPLDMRMGSQPESADQVVNTYPQEELAALIFRYGEERHSRRIARAIVAAREVQPIETTDRLSQVIASAYPPGQRREHPARRTFQALRIFVNDELGALSDLLEQAPGLLVEGGRLAILSYHSLEDRLVKHAFRGQARLEPLTRRPLVASDDEVARNPRARSAKLRVAEKKTVAA, from the coding sequence ATGAGCGCCGATCGCAGTACCGCACCACACCAGCCGGTGATGCTCGATCGGATCGTCGAGTACCTCCGCCCGGCCGCGGGGCGTACGCTCGTCGACGCGACCTTCGGGGCCGGTGGCCACAGCCGAGCCCTCCTCGCAGCCGGAGCGGACGTCATCGGCATAGACCAGGACGACGAGGCGCTGGGCCATGCCCGCGCCATCGACAGCGACCGGTTCCGCTTCGTGAAAGGGAACTTCCGGAACCTCCACGAACACCTCGCCTCGCTCGGGGTCGGGGCCGTCCACGGGATCCTCTGCGATCTCGGGGTCTCATCGATGCAGCTCGACCAGGGAGAGCGCGGCTTCGCGTTCCGCCAGGCGGGCCCCCTCGACATGCGGATGGGCTCCCAGCCCGAGAGCGCCGACCAGGTCGTCAACACGTATCCGCAGGAGGAGCTGGCCGCGCTCATCTTCCGTTACGGCGAGGAGCGCCACTCGCGCCGGATCGCCAGGGCGATAGTGGCGGCGCGCGAGGTGCAGCCGATCGAGACCACCGATCGACTGAGTCAGGTGATAGCTTCGGCCTACCCGCCGGGACAACGACGCGAGCACCCGGCCCGCCGCACCTTCCAGGCGCTCCGCATCTTCGTCAACGACGAGCTGGGCGCCCTCTCCGACCTCCTCGAGCAGGCCCCGGGCCTCCTCGTCGAGGGGGGCCGATTGGCGATCCTCTCCTACCACTCGCTCGAAGACCGGCTGGTGAAACACGCGTTCCGCGGCCAGGCCCGGCTCGAGCCACTGACCAGACGGCCACTCGTCGCAAGCGACGACGAGGTGGCGCGCAATCCACGGGCCCGCAGCGCCAAGCTGCGAGTTGCCGAGAAGAAGACGGTGGCAGCATGA
- a CDS encoding penicillin-binding protein 2 — protein MAVKAQQNELILTRRHLMLFLIVMPLLLALAGFAVQGSQVPAWPGDLVEPEPRGRILASDGTVLAEGQPENRHYPEGTLAAHLVGFSGRIQPDGRYGLEGIEYIYDELLQSGRDVRLTIDPALQAAAQTELRRTVEGVEAQSGAVVMLEANTGRILAAASYPTYDPNRQEEYPRDALINRAFLHQYEPGSVLKPFTVAALMESGRLSPRELIPAEPCLRVGTNTFCDVSSHEDELAVRDVLRYSSNTGMIHLSERFTAEEQYGWLRRYGFGQKPPIDAAFARSGHLNPWQSWVPQDKASVTIGQSISVTALQLAAAYSIFANDGLYVPPYLVEGAEVPEPHHVISPEVAYTIRSMLRYTVEESGISASKIPDVTMAGKTGTADVFDNELGRYVEGDYTLSFAGMFPAERPEVVMVVFVKKPKTYTSSTYVAAPLFQAIGTKTVAHWGVAPQARPVAQQR, from the coding sequence ATGGCGGTGAAAGCGCAGCAGAACGAACTCATTCTCACAAGGCGTCATCTGATGCTGTTCCTCATCGTGATGCCGCTGTTGCTGGCCCTGGCCGGCTTCGCCGTGCAGGGGAGCCAGGTACCCGCCTGGCCCGGCGATCTCGTGGAACCGGAGCCGCGCGGACGCATCCTTGCCTCGGACGGCACCGTACTGGCCGAGGGGCAACCTGAGAACCGGCATTACCCCGAAGGCACCCTGGCGGCCCATCTCGTCGGATTCAGCGGCCGGATCCAACCCGACGGCCGCTACGGCCTCGAAGGGATCGAGTACATCTACGACGAGCTGCTCCAGTCGGGCCGGGACGTCCGGCTCACCATCGACCCGGCGTTGCAGGCGGCTGCTCAGACCGAACTGCGTCGCACCGTCGAGGGGGTCGAGGCGCAGAGCGGCGCGGTGGTCATGCTGGAGGCCAACACCGGACGCATCCTCGCCGCCGCCTCATACCCCACGTACGACCCCAATCGCCAGGAGGAGTACCCGCGCGACGCGCTCATCAACCGTGCTTTCCTCCACCAGTACGAGCCCGGTTCGGTGCTCAAACCGTTCACAGTGGCCGCGCTGATGGAGAGCGGGCGCCTCTCACCGCGCGAGCTGATCCCGGCCGAACCGTGCTTGCGGGTGGGCACCAACACCTTCTGTGACGTGAGCTCGCACGAGGACGAGCTCGCCGTCAGGGATGTCCTTCGCTACTCCAGCAACACCGGCATGATCCACCTCTCGGAACGGTTCACCGCCGAGGAACAGTACGGCTGGCTGCGGCGCTACGGCTTCGGCCAGAAGCCGCCGATCGACGCAGCCTTCGCGCGGAGCGGCCACCTCAACCCCTGGCAGAGCTGGGTCCCGCAGGACAAGGCCTCGGTCACCATCGGCCAGAGCATCTCGGTAACGGCCCTTCAACTCGCCGCGGCCTACAGCATCTTCGCCAACGATGGCCTCTACGTGCCGCCCTACCTCGTCGAGGGTGCGGAGGTACCGGAGCCCCATCACGTCATCTCCCCGGAGGTCGCCTACACCATCCGCTCGATGTTGCGCTACACGGTAGAAGAGAGCGGCATCAGCGCCTCGAAGATCCCGGACGTGACGATGGCCGGCAAGACCGGCACGGCCGACGTCTTCGACAACGAACTGGGGCGCTACGTGGAGGGCGACTACACCCTGTCGTTCGCGGGGATGTTCCCGGCGGAACGCCCGGAAGTGGTGATGGTCGTTTTCGTGAAGAAGCCCAAGACCTACACCAGCAGCACCTACGTGGCGGCACCGCTGTTCCAGGCGATAGGCACGAAGACGGTGGCGCACTGGGGGGTGGCGCCGCAGGCGAGGCCGGTCGCGCAGCAACGCTGA
- a CDS encoding Mur ligase family protein — MAQVPPDWSAMVTSQLIASLAGVPPRDDLPSGTGAAFHSGRIRPGEVFFALPGAVEHGIVHADDALDRGAAFVVSDVPHPRALSVPDPEAALIALGRHARKQLQGAVVAISGSVGKTSTRAFAAAALDAIASEGNFNTPRALACTMVRAWQTDPGRPLVLELGIDRRGEMDELVDLVSPTHGLLTAIAESHLEGLGDLEGVAHEKARLLERSPERFASESAARLLPRPLPGLVRYGLSEGAPVRGRLRAGVLEAFGVEVTLRYPGNAMASNALGALALAHRLGLDLEAAARRLEAAKLEAGRLQVKRLGELTILDDTYNSNPTSAREALGVLSGMDRPRCAVLGDMLELGPRAEEFHRELGAATRGLDLVVAIGPLARCLRDGNPNVIHRENIDEALPLLTRIPRRGTILVKASRGMRLERVVEQLIAGVPA, encoded by the coding sequence GTGGCTCAAGTGCCGCCTGATTGGAGCGCCATGGTCACCTCTCAGCTGATCGCCAGCCTGGCCGGCGTCCCACCTCGTGACGACCTCCCATCTGGGACGGGTGCTGCCTTCCACAGCGGGCGGATCCGGCCGGGGGAGGTCTTCTTCGCGCTGCCGGGGGCCGTCGAGCACGGGATCGTTCATGCCGACGACGCCCTGGACAGAGGCGCGGCGTTCGTGGTCTCCGACGTCCCCCACCCGCGCGCGCTCAGCGTGCCCGATCCGGAAGCGGCCCTCATCGCCCTGGGAAGGCACGCCCGCAAGCAGCTCCAGGGCGCCGTCGTGGCGATCAGCGGGTCGGTCGGCAAGACCTCTACCCGAGCATTCGCTGCTGCCGCGCTCGACGCGATCGCCAGCGAGGGCAACTTCAACACCCCGAGAGCGCTCGCCTGCACGATGGTGCGGGCCTGGCAGACGGATCCGGGCCGCCCTCTGGTACTCGAACTGGGGATCGACCGGAGGGGCGAGATGGACGAGCTCGTCGACCTGGTGAGCCCCACCCACGGCCTGCTCACGGCGATAGCCGAGAGTCACCTGGAGGGCCTGGGCGACCTCGAGGGCGTCGCTCACGAGAAGGCCCGTCTCCTGGAGAGGTCGCCCGAGAGGTTCGCGTCCGAGTCGGCGGCCAGGCTCCTCCCCCGCCCGCTCCCCGGCCTCGTCCGCTACGGCCTCTCGGAAGGCGCCCCCGTCCGAGGCAGGCTCCGAGCCGGCGTTCTCGAGGCTTTCGGAGTGGAGGTAACGCTCCGGTATCCCGGCAATGCGATGGCCAGCAACGCGCTCGGGGCACTCGCCCTGGCTCACCGGCTGGGACTCGACCTCGAAGCAGCGGCTCGCCGCCTGGAGGCAGCGAAACTCGAAGCGGGCAGGCTACAGGTGAAGCGCCTGGGCGAACTGACCATCCTCGACGACACCTATAACTCCAATCCGACTTCGGCCCGCGAGGCGCTCGGGGTACTTTCGGGAATGGACCGGCCCCGCTGCGCGGTGCTGGGAGACATGCTCGAGTTGGGGCCCAGGGCCGAGGAGTTCCACCGGGAACTGGGGGCCGCCACGAGAGGACTGGACCTGGTGGTCGCGATCGGCCCGCTCGCCCGCTGTCTTCGCGACGGCAACCCGAACGTCATCCACCGTGAGAACATCGACGAAGCTCTCCCCCTGCTTACGCGGATTCCCAGACGCGGCACCATCCTCGTGAAGGCCTCTCGCGGCATGCGCCTCGAGCGGGTCGTCGAGCAGCTGATCGCGGGAGTGCCTGCATGA
- the murD gene encoding UDP-N-acetylmuramoyl-L-alanine--D-glutamate ligase produces MRVLVYGLGRSGLAVARLGLRQGHEIVFFDKREEGEDIGAALAMGGRRLAAAEVEEANSFDICIAAPGVPIEHPHLRAVRDRGIETIGEVEWVHRTVPAPMIGVTGTAGKGTVTRWIADSLTMAGRRAVAGGNIDPALSEVAEAGSTLVVELSSFQLERCPTLRPRIAAVLNLGSDHLDRHGTVELYHAAKRNLLKNLGPEELFIYNLDDPLLSGWAKETEARTAAFSLEGRAHAWLSRDGTLHLGDEPVISRGELKVTGQHHIANALAVALACREEGLSLEEIRSGLAEFEGLPGRYSDAGRIGTVRFIEDSIATRSLAVEAALAATPAPVVWIAGGQSKGADVSELESLIREKVRLFIGIGESGPALRDMVAQWVPTHLCPERDGQAAIRCAVRAALRHLSAHAPHGGTVLLAPLAASFDQFRDYRERAEAFRAAIKAEEVAWTLSS; encoded by the coding sequence GTGAGAGTCCTCGTCTACGGACTCGGGCGCAGTGGCCTCGCCGTTGCCCGTCTAGGCCTCAGACAGGGACACGAGATCGTCTTCTTCGACAAGCGCGAGGAGGGGGAGGACATCGGAGCCGCGCTCGCTATGGGCGGCAGGCGACTCGCGGCGGCCGAGGTCGAGGAAGCCAACTCTTTCGACATCTGCATCGCCGCGCCCGGCGTGCCGATCGAGCACCCCCACCTGCGGGCCGTCCGCGACAGGGGGATCGAGACGATCGGCGAGGTCGAATGGGTGCACCGAACCGTTCCAGCTCCGATGATCGGAGTTACCGGTACCGCGGGCAAGGGCACCGTCACCCGCTGGATCGCCGACTCCCTCACCATGGCAGGACGGCGCGCCGTGGCAGGCGGCAACATCGATCCGGCCCTGAGCGAGGTGGCGGAGGCAGGAAGCACTCTCGTCGTCGAGCTCTCCTCCTTCCAGCTCGAACGTTGTCCTACCCTGAGACCGCGAATCGCCGCGGTCCTCAACCTAGGCTCCGACCACCTCGACCGTCACGGCACTGTGGAGCTCTATCACGCGGCCAAGCGCAACCTGCTCAAGAACTTGGGACCGGAGGAGCTCTTCATCTACAACCTGGACGACCCGCTCCTCTCCGGCTGGGCCAAGGAGACGGAAGCCCGGACGGCGGCGTTCTCGCTCGAGGGCAGGGCTCACGCCTGGCTCTCCCGGGACGGCACCCTCCACCTGGGCGACGAGCCGGTCATCTCCCGCGGAGAGCTTAAGGTCACCGGCCAGCATCACATCGCGAACGCCCTGGCGGTAGCACTCGCCTGCCGCGAGGAGGGTCTGTCGCTCGAGGAGATCCGCTCGGGTCTCGCCGAATTCGAAGGATTGCCCGGCCGCTACAGTGACGCCGGCCGGATCGGGACGGTGCGCTTCATAGAGGACTCGATAGCTACCAGATCACTCGCGGTCGAGGCCGCGCTTGCGGCCACGCCGGCCCCTGTCGTGTGGATAGCTGGCGGCCAGAGCAAGGGCGCCGACGTCAGCGAACTCGAGAGCCTCATCCGTGAGAAGGTACGCCTCTTCATCGGCATCGGCGAATCTGGACCGGCACTGCGCGACATGGTGGCGCAGTGGGTACCCACCCACCTCTGCCCCGAACGCGACGGCCAGGCAGCCATTCGTTGCGCCGTCCGCGCCGCCCTGCGGCACCTGAGCGCCCACGCACCGCACGGCGGCACAGTGCTGCTCGCCCCACTGGCAGCATCTTTCGATCAGTTCCGCGACTATCGTGAGAGGGCAGAGGCGTTCCGAGCCGCGATCAAGGCCGAGGAGGTGGCATGGACCCTCTCCTCCTGA
- a CDS encoding FtsW/RodA/SpoVE family cell cycle protein: MDPLLLIIQLLLGGLGILGVATAEPSLALEHGLRFLATFLITVVMSRIKPMTIVRYSPHAYLMALGLLALVLVIGVSPDGSDSKRWLLIGGFSLQPSELMKVAVIAYLTAFFHNHLGDWQIWRPMLVIGIAAGLIVVEPNVSTSAFLFALAFAIMIAAGTSLGRLVAISTAAAVIALLVAGSYLSQFEYIGERIAGFQDLWGDQSEISSTSYQAYQARQTLVKAGLFGIGPGRPDRVPAAETDMVAVAVGQSLGLAGLVTVIALYVLLAGRGLRVASAQTGPGSLLAAGATTYICGQAALNLLVASGLFPVTGIPLPFMSYGLNSLVSVAIAMGFIQGAYRHARSTGALT; encoded by the coding sequence ATGGACCCTCTCCTCCTGATCATCCAGCTGTTGTTGGGCGGCCTGGGGATCCTCGGCGTCGCCACCGCCGAGCCGTCGCTGGCTCTCGAGCATGGCCTGCGCTTCCTCGCCACTTTCCTCATCACCGTCGTCATGTCGCGGATAAAGCCGATGACGATCGTTCGCTACAGCCCGCACGCCTACCTGATGGCGTTGGGCCTGCTGGCCCTGGTACTGGTCATCGGCGTCTCGCCGGACGGCAGCGACAGCAAGCGGTGGCTGCTCATCGGCGGCTTCAGCCTTCAACCTTCGGAACTGATGAAGGTCGCCGTCATCGCCTACCTCACCGCCTTCTTCCACAACCACCTCGGGGACTGGCAGATCTGGCGGCCCATGCTCGTGATCGGCATCGCCGCGGGCCTGATCGTGGTGGAGCCGAACGTTTCGACATCGGCCTTCCTCTTCGCCCTGGCGTTCGCCATCATGATCGCCGCCGGGACGTCGCTCGGACGACTGGTCGCGATCTCCACCGCGGCGGCGGTGATCGCCCTCCTGGTGGCCGGCTCCTACCTGAGCCAGTTCGAGTACATAGGCGAAAGGATCGCCGGGTTCCAGGATCTCTGGGGCGACCAGAGCGAGATCTCGAGTACCTCGTACCAGGCCTATCAGGCGCGCCAGACACTGGTCAAGGCGGGCCTCTTCGGCATAGGTCCCGGGCGACCCGACAGGGTGCCGGCCGCCGAGACCGACATGGTCGCGGTTGCGGTCGGGCAGTCGCTCGGCCTGGCCGGGCTGGTCACCGTCATCGCCCTCTACGTCCTCCTGGCCGGCCGCGGCCTCAGGGTCGCCTCCGCTCAGACGGGACCGGGCAGCCTCCTCGCCGCAGGAGCCACGACCTACATCTGCGGCCAGGCGGCCCTCAACCTGCTGGTCGCTTCGGGGCTCTTCCCCGTGACCGGCATCCCCCTGCCATTCATGAGCTACGGCCTCAACAGCCTCGTGAGCGTCGCGATCGCCATGGGCTTCATCCAGGGCGCCTACCGGCACGCTCGCTCGACCGGAGCCCTCACATGA
- the murG gene encoding undecaprenyldiphospho-muramoylpentapeptide beta-N-acetylglucosaminyltransferase: MSRLLLFATGGSGGHIYPALAVARAAAMRGLDVHLLGQAGGMEERLSAEAGLPFTGVASGKLDRQRPDPRALLRSIRGVAQAVAALRRLQPALVMGFGGFASFPGTAAAVLTGTRLVLHEQNAYPGLVTRVLAPFAHTVVLSQPATARRVRARRTVQLPYPVREERLERSEARRVLGLPQEGTLTLVMGGSQGSAALNAGVVAALKKLRDLRPIVLHSTGPSHLEEARTATAGTANYIPRPYVDAKLAWSAADLAITRAGFGTLSEAAYFGVPLVMVPLPTAAENHQLHNARAFAERGAGVVLEQHRLEELPAVWREMLAEPRRNEAAVAAAKLSPAGAAARFAELLEETLDSAPAGRGGDRKTT, translated from the coding sequence ATGAGCCGGCTGCTCCTGTTCGCGACCGGCGGAAGCGGCGGCCACATCTACCCCGCCCTGGCGGTGGCGCGGGCAGCGGCCATGCGCGGTCTGGACGTGCACCTGCTGGGCCAGGCGGGCGGCATGGAGGAGCGCCTGTCGGCTGAGGCGGGACTCCCCTTCACCGGAGTTGCGAGCGGCAAGCTCGATCGCCAGCGGCCCGACCCTCGCGCCCTCCTGCGCTCGATCAGGGGCGTAGCTCAGGCGGTGGCCGCGCTGCGTCGTCTCCAACCCGCGCTGGTGATGGGCTTCGGCGGTTTCGCATCGTTCCCCGGCACCGCTGCGGCGGTTCTGACCGGCACCCGACTGGTGCTCCACGAACAGAACGCCTATCCGGGCCTCGTCACCAGGGTCCTGGCGCCCTTCGCCCATACCGTCGTACTCTCGCAACCGGCGACCGCCAGGCGGGTACGCGCCCGGCGGACGGTACAGCTCCCCTACCCCGTGCGCGAAGAGCGGCTCGAGAGAAGTGAAGCACGCCGCGTCCTGGGCCTGCCTCAGGAAGGTACGCTCACGCTGGTGATGGGTGGATCGCAAGGCTCGGCGGCGCTCAACGCGGGTGTGGTTGCGGCGCTGAAGAAGCTCCGCGATCTGCGGCCGATAGTGCTCCACAGCACCGGGCCCTCCCACCTCGAAGAAGCGAGAACGGCGACCGCCGGAACGGCCAACTACATCCCGAGACCGTACGTGGACGCCAAGCTGGCATGGTCGGCTGCAGACCTGGCCATCACCCGTGCCGGCTTCGGCACCCTCTCGGAGGCCGCCTACTTCGGCGTGCCGCTCGTCATGGTCCCTCTGCCCACAGCGGCAGAGAACCACCAGCTCCACAACGCGCGGGCCTTCGCCGAGCGAGGAGCCGGTGTCGTCCTCGAGCAACACAGGCTGGAGGAACTTCCCGCCGTCTGGCGCGAGATGCTCGCCGAACCGCGCCGCAACGAGGCGGCAGTGGCCGCGGCGAAGCTCTCACCCGCTGGAGCCGCCGCGCGTTTCGCGGAACTGCTCGAAGAAACTTTGGACAGCGCCCCGGCAGGCCGGGGCGGCGATCGGAAGACGACATGA
- the murC gene encoding UDP-N-acetylmuramate--L-alanine ligase: MKPHLHFMGIGGVSMSGLARHYRVRGFRVSGCDSAESPVVQQLRKEGIEVALGHHPSHLEGVDLLVTTMAVPADSEESCAAPAAGVETIRRIELLRRLFADYQSIGVTGTHGKSTTTGMIAQLFIELRQDPSVQLGATLPMLGGNMRTGRGRHLIAEVDESDPGFARLSSEIAVLINLEDDHIAGEHDERRNYHASLEDLEAAARSFAVNARKVIACADWPSLREVVRDLPAVVTYGLSEGADYRVTELALTALGSSFTLRAPGGRSVKVTLTVPGVHNAQNAAAALATADVAGLPLDDAARALATFGGVGRRWQRWGDPEGALIIDDYAHHPTEVEATLKAARNTGRRVRAVLQPHRWVRTARHWPALADAAALADEVIVLDVYAAGETRIPGVSVEQIVERIAAKGRPAAYHDQQSAIDYLRGSLDPDDLVITLGAGDVWKVAESLSRLSAPVVAPEIREVLRSEATSADR; this comes from the coding sequence ATGAAACCACACCTGCACTTCATGGGCATCGGCGGCGTGAGCATGAGCGGTCTCGCCCGCCACTATCGGGTACGAGGCTTCCGGGTGAGCGGTTGTGACTCGGCCGAGAGCCCCGTCGTGCAGCAGCTGCGCAAAGAGGGCATCGAGGTAGCGCTGGGTCACCACCCCTCCCACCTGGAAGGTGTCGACCTGCTCGTCACCACGATGGCGGTACCGGCCGACAGCGAAGAGTCGTGCGCTGCGCCGGCCGCCGGGGTCGAGACGATCAGGCGCATCGAACTCCTGCGCCGTCTCTTCGCGGATTACCAGTCGATAGGTGTCACCGGCACCCACGGCAAGAGCACCACCACCGGCATGATCGCCCAGCTGTTCATCGAACTGCGGCAGGACCCATCCGTGCAGCTCGGGGCGACCCTGCCGATGCTGGGCGGGAACATGCGAACCGGCCGCGGCCGACATCTGATCGCGGAAGTCGACGAGTCTGACCCGGGTTTCGCTCGCCTCTCCTCCGAGATCGCGGTGCTCATCAACCTGGAGGACGACCACATCGCGGGAGAGCACGACGAGCGCCGGAACTATCACGCCAGCCTCGAGGACCTCGAGGCGGCCGCACGCAGCTTCGCCGTCAACGCCCGCAAGGTGATCGCCTGCGCCGATTGGCCCTCGCTGCGGGAGGTGGTCCGCGACCTGCCAGCGGTGGTCACCTACGGACTCAGCGAAGGAGCCGACTACCGCGTCACCGAGCTCGCGTTGACAGCACTGGGGAGCAGCTTCACCTTGCGCGCCCCGGGCGGTCGCAGCGTGAAGGTGACCCTCACGGTGCCGGGCGTGCACAACGCTCAGAACGCTGCCGCGGCGCTGGCCACGGCCGACGTCGCCGGCCTGCCCCTCGACGATGCGGCTCGTGCCCTCGCCACCTTCGGAGGCGTGGGCCGGCGGTGGCAGCGCTGGGGTGATCCCGAGGGGGCCCTCATCATCGACGACTATGCCCACCACCCCACCGAGGTCGAGGCCACCCTGAAGGCCGCGCGCAATACCGGCAGACGGGTCCGCGCCGTGCTGCAGCCCCACCGCTGGGTCAGGACCGCACGCCACTGGCCGGCACTCGCCGACGCCGCCGCACTCGCCGACGAGGTCATCGTGCTCGACGTGTACGCGGCCGGCGAGACCCGGATCCCGGGCGTTTCGGTAGAACAGATCGTCGAACGGATCGCCGCCAAGGGAAGACCCGCCGCCTATCACGACCAGCAGTCCGCGATCGACTACCTGCGGGGATCCCTTGACCCCGACGACCTGGTCATCACACTGGGTGCGGGAGACGTGTGGAAGGTGGCCGAGTCCCTCTCGCGGCTGAGCGCCCCGGTAGTGGCGCCGGAGATCCGCGAAGTACTGCGCAGTGAGGCAACGAGTGCCGACCGCTGA
- a CDS encoding UDP-N-acetylmuramate dehydrogenase gives MPTAELQRTVELSRLTTLRVGGPAELWEVESEADLAEATSQPFLVIGAGSNILASDAGVDERVVRLGRSFNTLAEFDGRPELWLGAATPLPGLVRRAQQAGLSGLEGLLGVPAVLGGAVAMNAGTRFGQLEDSLVEVELFVGGQLERLPAAAIGLSYRRSNLPPGSIVTRVRLRLTESTPQRVQSYMDQVDSARKGQPKKKSAGCAFKNPAGDSAGRIIDEAGLKGLRVGDAMVSFEHGNFIVNLGSATAADVLELIEQIRARLGRELELEWRVWGF, from the coding sequence GTGCCGACCGCTGAGCTCCAACGAACTGTCGAACTGAGCCGCCTCACCACCTTGCGAGTGGGCGGACCGGCCGAACTGTGGGAGGTCGAGTCGGAAGCCGATCTGGCCGAGGCGACCAGCCAGCCCTTCCTGGTCATCGGCGCAGGCTCGAACATCCTGGCGAGCGACGCTGGTGTCGACGAGAGGGTCGTGCGCCTCGGCCGGAGCTTCAACACGCTCGCCGAGTTCGATGGCCGTCCCGAGTTGTGGCTGGGCGCCGCCACCCCCCTCCCTGGTCTCGTGCGACGGGCTCAGCAGGCGGGGCTCTCCGGGCTGGAAGGCCTTCTGGGCGTACCCGCGGTGCTCGGCGGGGCGGTGGCCATGAACGCCGGGACCCGTTTCGGCCAGCTGGAGGACAGCCTCGTGGAGGTCGAACTCTTCGTCGGAGGCCAGCTCGAGCGGTTGCCCGCGGCCGCGATCGGCCTCTCCTACCGGCGTTCGAACCTTCCACCCGGCTCGATCGTGACCCGCGTCAGGCTGCGCTTGACCGAGTCGACCCCGCAGAGGGTGCAGTCGTACATGGACCAGGTCGACAGCGCCCGGAAGGGTCAGCCCAAGAAGAAGTCGGCCGGCTGCGCCTTCAAGAACCCGGCAGGAGACAGCGCCGGTCGCATCATCGACGAGGCCGGCCTCAAGGGTCTACGGGTAGGCGACGCGATGGTCTCCTTCGAGCACGGCAATTTCATCGTCAACCTCGGCTCGGCGACGGCTGCCGACGTGCTGGAGCTGATCGAGCAGATACGTGCACGACTGGGGCGCGAACTGGAGCTCGAGTGGAGAGTCTGGGGATTCTGA
- a CDS encoding FtsQ-type POTRA domain-containing protein, translated as MRPLLVVLALLAVALLIGSRFYPTIETVAVSGNSHYDREEVRELAGVEPGGALLWVNRWSLAELANDPWIRRARVIRHWPDTVSINVWERTPVITDGTSSWAADGTLLPGVSEETKAGLVRLEGWGEPRLEEALKLLELLSQFGPRVISYSPEGFDIELREKSLYTPGVAVLERHWAAWTNQRGSRVAVYPWGVSERDD; from the coding sequence GTGCGGCCGTTGCTCGTGGTGCTGGCGCTGCTGGCCGTGGCGCTGCTGATAGGCAGTCGTTTCTATCCGACCATCGAGACCGTGGCGGTCAGCGGCAACTCCCACTACGACCGGGAGGAGGTCAGGGAACTCGCCGGCGTCGAGCCGGGGGGAGCCCTCCTGTGGGTCAACCGCTGGAGCCTGGCGGAGCTGGCCAACGACCCATGGATCAGGCGGGCCAGGGTCATCCGGCACTGGCCCGACACGGTCTCGATCAACGTCTGGGAGAGGACGCCGGTCATCACCGACGGAACCTCGAGCTGGGCCGCCGACGGCACCCTGTTGCCCGGGGTGAGCGAGGAAACGAAGGCCGGACTGGTGCGCCTCGAGGGATGGGGCGAACCCCGTCTGGAGGAGGCGTTGAAGCTTCTGGAGCTATTGTCCCAGTTCGGGCCCAGGGTGATAAGCTACTCGCCGGAAGGCTTCGACATCGAGCTGCGCGAGAAGAGCCTATACACGCCTGGAGTGGCCGTGCTCGAGCGTCACTGGGCCGCCTGGACGAATCAGCGAGGGAGCCGCGTGGCGGTCTACCCCTGGGGAGTGAGCGAGAGAGATGACTGA